From one Halosimplex rubrum genomic stretch:
- a CDS encoding cell division protein SepF, whose product MGLMSKILGESGGSRQKEDYVEIESDGVDAGATAASRQVRIAKIGDKQDVIDIKDAVYDGDVVIADITRHTTQDRTMEHITDELKQVANEVGGDIAQKGDDQLIITPHGVAINRDPLGQ is encoded by the coding sequence ATGGGACTTATGAGCAAGATCCTCGGCGAGTCCGGGGGTAGCCGGCAGAAAGAGGACTACGTCGAGATCGAGAGCGACGGCGTCGACGCGGGGGCGACGGCGGCCTCCCGACAGGTCCGGATCGCGAAGATCGGCGACAAACAGGACGTCATCGACATCAAGGACGCCGTCTACGACGGCGACGTGGTGATCGCCGACATCACGCGCCACACGACCCAAGACCGGACGATGGAACACATCACCGACGAACTCAAGCAGGTCGCAAACGAGGTCGGCGGCGACATCGCCCAGAAGGGCGACGACCAGCTCATCATCACGCCCCACGGCGTCGCCATCAACCGCGACCCGCTCGGGCAGTAA
- a CDS encoding DUF5611 family protein, whose protein sequence is MREYKMRRGEHLEDRIEDMEATIEDYFGTISTTEEFKGSDLHVVEDPDNPVFTRITAGTVEYSGKKDKLAVDFEERPAEEVIAAGEADAAADAVDAKNDFLLEATGRDAKSRRDSMKRSVEDSPDEADEV, encoded by the coding sequence ATGCGGGAGTACAAGATGCGACGGGGAGAGCACCTCGAAGATCGCATCGAAGACATGGAGGCGACGATCGAGGACTACTTCGGAACCATCTCGACCACCGAGGAATTCAAGGGGAGTGACCTGCACGTGGTCGAGGATCCCGACAATCCGGTGTTCACGCGTATCACCGCCGGCACGGTCGAATACAGCGGCAAGAAGGACAAGCTCGCGGTCGACTTCGAGGAGCGCCCCGCCGAGGAGGTCATCGCGGCGGGCGAGGCCGACGCCGCGGCCGACGCCGTCGACGCGAAAAACGACTTCCTGCTCGAAGCCACCGGCCGCGACGCCAAGAGCCGGCGCGACTCGATGAAACGCTCCGTCGAGGACAGCCCCGACGAAGCCGACGAGGTCTAA
- a CDS encoding DUF7093 family protein produces the protein MSIKCSLLGHSFGETTVEREREEEGTEVVITITEMETCSRCGESRVVSENKEVTTLETPEGGADEFEATPGEGADDTADVVDAGESADVVDAGESADVAEAGGSADAEVSDASADEVGADDGGVGGSDATDAVILDDDATDESSAQAEARGAETTIPDAEGGATAEAEVDADEDDAVIIGDDEGDDRDPGEWPDEEEPEAERPAGDEGDAGDDGDATADERRSDAADDDRDPGEWPDEPSDPAERAGETSEVEILGGGDDTETDADGSPSDGGSAGPDPADASATGSRDTASDRSDEASGGTADDDGAVGAWPEEEGPSTGGESMGDWPEETKRDQPTDPGAAGPSLDGEETPSITIPEGTFKCSECDFSTEADATSLRAGDFCPECRRGTLLEHADTVAEE, from the coding sequence ATGAGTATCAAGTGTTCGCTCCTGGGACACAGCTTCGGCGAGACGACCGTCGAGCGGGAGCGCGAAGAGGAGGGGACGGAAGTCGTCATCACCATCACGGAGATGGAGACCTGTTCCCGCTGCGGCGAGAGCCGCGTGGTCTCGGAGAACAAGGAAGTGACGACCCTCGAGACGCCCGAGGGCGGCGCCGACGAGTTCGAGGCCACGCCCGGCGAGGGCGCCGACGACACCGCCGACGTGGTCGACGCTGGGGAGTCGGCCGACGTGGTCGACGCTGGGGAGTCGGCCGACGTGGCCGAGGCGGGGGGGTCGGCCGACGCTGAGGTGTCGGACGCGAGCGCTGACGAGGTCGGCGCCGACGACGGGGGAGTCGGCGGGAGCGACGCCACGGACGCGGTCATCCTCGACGACGACGCCACCGACGAGTCGTCGGCCCAGGCCGAGGCCCGCGGGGCCGAGACGACCATCCCCGACGCCGAGGGCGGGGCGACCGCCGAGGCCGAGGTCGACGCCGACGAGGACGACGCGGTCATCATCGGCGACGACGAGGGCGACGACCGCGACCCCGGCGAGTGGCCCGACGAGGAGGAGCCCGAAGCCGAGCGACCCGCCGGTGACGAGGGAGACGCCGGCGACGACGGCGATGCGACCGCCGACGAGCGACGGTCGGACGCGGCCGACGACGACCGCGACCCCGGTGAGTGGCCCGACGAGCCGTCGGACCCGGCCGAACGCGCCGGCGAGACCTCCGAGGTCGAGATCCTCGGCGGCGGCGACGACACCGAAACCGACGCCGACGGGTCCCCCTCGGACGGTGGGTCGGCGGGTCCCGACCCCGCCGACGCCTCCGCGACGGGCTCGCGGGACACCGCGAGCGACAGGAGCGACGAAGCGAGCGGTGGGACGGCGGACGACGACGGCGCCGTCGGCGCCTGGCCCGAGGAGGAGGGGCCATCGACCGGCGGCGAGTCGATGGGCGACTGGCCCGAGGAGACCAAGCGCGACCAGCCGACGGACCCCGGTGCCGCCGGGCCATCGCTCGACGGCGAGGAGACGCCGTCGATCACCATCCCCGAGGGGACGTTCAAGTGCTCGGAGTGCGATTTCTCCACGGAGGCCGACGCCACCTCGCTGCGCGCCGGCGACTTCTGTCCGGAGTGTCGACGCGGGACGCTCCTCGAACACGCCGACACCGTCGCCGAGGAGTGA
- a CDS encoding DUF6432 family protein, translating into MQAKPEYRDRDDAEVAVLDALADRREEGMTVFELRSRVDVDIDTLETALADLKEDGLIEAHQEDHRTVIVPEDGVVGPVDPDDDSFIGQIREKLPF; encoded by the coding sequence ATGCAGGCGAAACCGGAGTACCGCGACCGCGACGACGCCGAGGTCGCGGTCCTGGACGCGCTGGCCGACCGGCGCGAGGAGGGAATGACCGTCTTCGAGCTCCGGTCGCGGGTCGACGTCGACATCGACACCCTGGAGACCGCCCTCGCCGACCTGAAGGAGGACGGGCTCATCGAGGCCCACCAGGAGGACCACCGCACCGTGATCGTCCCCGAGGACGGCGTCGTCGGCCCCGTCGACCCCGACGACGACTCGTTCATCGGTCAGATCCGCGAGAAGCTCCCGTTCTGA